One Chordicoccus furentiruminis DNA window includes the following coding sequences:
- a CDS encoding helix-turn-helix domain-containing protein, whose protein sequence is MPVNYNQLGDRIKHFREEKSFTQELLSEKLSLARENINRYENGSKHPSLDTVVDIANALGISVDDLLVDSLEHPISTADSEIHRLLLDCNKIEEQVLTKTVAELKKILYGLGI, encoded by the coding sequence ATGCCCGTAAACTACAATCAGCTCGGCGATCGCATAAAGCACTTCCGAGAAGAAAAGAGCTTTACTCAAGAACTACTCTCTGAGAAGCTTAGTCTTGCCCGCGAAAATATCAATCGATACGAAAACGGGAGCAAGCATCCCAGTCTCGACACTGTGGTGGACATCGCTAATGCCCTCGGCATTTCGGTTGATGATCTACTCGTCGACAGCCTTGAACATCCGATCTCCACAGCGGACTCGGAGATTCATCGACTGCTCCTTGATTGCAACAAGATTGAGGAGCAGGTACTGACAAAGACCGTAGCGGAATTAAAGAAAATCCTGTACGGTCTCGGAATTTAG
- a CDS encoding recombinase family protein, producing the protein MPRFSRNVGNCQEYVDRLKANNVTVIFEKENIRTDDPTSNFQLALLGAISQDESNSIGLNRRWAYQQRFANGDYNIGSNRILGYDGVDGKLVPNQDAWIIREIFERYVAGESYSGICRALSEKGAKTLRGGKFTVEAVRYILSNETYVGDKHLMKQPPTDYLTHQPMKRHDYKDYYLTDDHEGIVSRELWDQAQAIKKGFKDNLKNGIIGAGEHHFLYGKVFCGECGAPFVRRTLKTKGGVYYKAWNCRERQKGQKGNGCRCRLISEESLIAEIVKALGWETMDEGRFNREVSRELVSDDDVQVEC; encoded by the coding sequence ATCCCCAGGTTCTCCCGAAATGTCGGCAACTGCCAGGAATACGTTGACCGCCTGAAAGCAAACAATGTGACGGTCATCTTTGAAAAGGAGAACATCCGCACGGATGACCCGACCAGCAATTTCCAGCTTGCACTGCTGGGAGCAATCTCCCAGGATGAAAGCAACTCCATCGGCCTGAACCGGCGCTGGGCTTATCAGCAGAGGTTTGCAAACGGAGACTATAACATCGGCAGCAACCGGATTCTCGGGTATGACGGTGTAGATGGAAAGCTGGTGCCGAACCAGGACGCCTGGATCATCCGGGAGATCTTTGAACGGTATGTTGCCGGGGAGAGCTATTCCGGCATCTGCAGAGCATTGTCTGAGAAAGGAGCGAAGACCCTACGCGGTGGGAAGTTCACTGTTGAGGCAGTTCGCTACATTCTGAGCAATGAGACCTACGTCGGCGATAAACACCTCATGAAGCAGCCGCCGACAGATTACCTGACACACCAGCCGATGAAGCGCCACGACTACAAGGATTACTACCTGACCGATGATCATGAAGGCATCGTCAGCAGGGAGTTGTGGGATCAGGCGCAGGCGATCAAGAAAGGCTTTAAGGACAATCTGAAAAATGGAATCATCGGAGCCGGTGAGCACCACTTCCTCTACGGAAAAGTATTCTGTGGAGAATGTGGTGCTCCTTTTGTACGCAGGACCTTGAAGACGAAGGGTGGCGTCTACTACAAAGCCTGGAACTGCCGGGAACGGCAGAAGGGTCAGAAAGGGAATGGCTGCCGCTGCAGGTTGATCAGCGAGGAGAGCCTGATTGCTGAAATCGTGAAAGCTCTCGGATGGGAGACCATGGATGAAGGCAGGTTCAACCGGGAGGTGAGTCGGGAGCTGGTAAGCGATGATGATGTACAGGTCGAGTGTTAA
- a CDS encoding VapE domain-containing protein — MNDDDNPAGADGVLTLKGNQGIGKTSFFAVIALKADWFSEGVSINTDNKDTIIQATGSLIAELGELDSILKREQSAQKAFLTAARDMYQLPYARAAVRRPRRTSFCATVNPEEFLNDETGSCRFWTVHVGNIDVERLNSLSNNNAFLLLARDDSGRITAVYLITPQSVEFVPGTDGALYLDCLFPDGRQVLFPYADIVHLRRHFLTNDLLGDGNAPLFPPA, encoded by the coding sequence TTGAATGACGACGACAACCCGGCGGGCGCTGACGGCGTTCTGACCCTGAAAGGCAATCAAGGCATAGGAAAGACAAGTTTCTTTGCGGTTATTGCCCTGAAAGCAGATTGGTTTTCCGAGGGTGTAAGCATCAATACCGATAACAAAGATACCATCATACAGGCAACGGGCAGTCTGATTGCAGAATTGGGCGAACTGGACAGCATATTGAAGCGGGAGCAATCCGCGCAGAAAGCGTTCCTGACTGCCGCCCGTGATATGTACCAACTGCCTTATGCCCGCGCAGCCGTGCGCAGACCGCGCCGGACAAGTTTTTGCGCGACAGTAAACCCGGAAGAATTCTTGAATGACGAAACAGGCAGCTGCCGTTTTTGGACGGTTCACGTTGGAAATATCGACGTTGAACGCCTGAACAGCCTTTCCAACAATAATGCGTTCCTGCTGCTTGCCCGCGACGACAGCGGGCGAATTACGGCGGTTTACCTGATCACCCCGCAAAGCGTCGAGTTCGTCCCCGGTACAGACGGCGCGTTATACCTTGACTGCCTGTTCCCGGACGGCAGACAGGTTTTATTCCCCTATGCCGATATAGTCCACTTGCGGCGGCATTTCCTGACTAACGATCTGTTAGGCGACGGGAACGCGCCGTTGTTCCCCCCTGCTTGA
- a CDS encoding phage major capsid protein has product MLSGITWNNKNRIQTTELTADNLLAAVALLPAGYAGGAKFAMSTATLFGSVYPLKDGENRYFFTDPERGGVRRLFGFEIVLDDNIPAGTILFGNFRYYGVNIPQGVAIEVSRESGFTSGLIDYRALCIADGKPIVPGEFVKVEVQAA; this is encoded by the coding sequence ATTCTGTCCGGCATTACGTGGAACAACAAAAACCGCATTCAGACAACGGAACTGACCGCCGACAACCTGCTTGCAGCCGTCGCCCTGCTGCCTGCCGGATATGCGGGCGGGGCAAAGTTCGCAATGTCCACGGCAACCCTGTTCGGCAGCGTGTACCCGCTCAAAGACGGCGAAAACCGTTATTTCTTCACTGACCCGGAGCGCGGCGGCGTTCGTCGTCTGTTCGGTTTTGAAATCGTACTTGACGACAATATCCCCGCCGGAACAATCCTTTTCGGGAATTTTCGCTATTACGGCGTGAACATCCCGCAGGGCGTGGCAATCGAGGTTTCCCGCGAAAGCGGCTTTACAAGCGGCCTGATTGATTACCGGGCGTTGTGCATCGCGGACGGCAAGCCCATTGTTCCGGGCGAGTTCGTCAAAGTAGAGGTACAGGCGGCGTAA
- a CDS encoding head-tail connector protein — protein sequence MIFTIEEARDILRIDASDNDAMIFALLSAVPPYLEATTGYTAVNEEYSPLAQAAGRFLLQLWYYGDNAETDKLQRVIDSLLKALSAERAQA from the coding sequence ATGATTTTCACGATTGAAGAAGCCCGCGACATTTTACGGATAGACGCCAGCGACAACGACGCAATGATTTTTGCTTTGCTGTCCGCTGTCCCGCCCTATCTTGAAGCGACAACGGGTTACACGGCAGTAAACGAGGAATATTCCCCCTTAGCGCAGGCGGCGGGGCGGTTCCTGCTTCAATTATGGTATTACGGCGATAATGCCGAAACGGACAAGCTGCAAAGGGTTATCGACAGCCTTTTGAAAGCGTTGTCGGCGGAACGGGCGCAGGCATGA
- a CDS encoding HNH endonuclease, whose protein sequence is MSKHYICERCGQPAEIAHHKIYLTAENVLDPEISLNPGNLEALCMNCHNAEHFGQGGATAGLAFDETGNIIQKGNRKQ, encoded by the coding sequence ATGTCAAAACATTACATTTGTGAACGTTGCGGACAGCCTGCCGAAATCGCCCATCATAAAATATACCTGACCGCTGAAAACGTGCTTGACCCGGAAATATCACTAAATCCCGGCAACCTTGAAGCCCTTTGCATGAACTGTCACAACGCGGAGCATTTCGGACAGGGCGGCGCAACGGCGGGGCTTGCCTTTGATGAAACCGGAAACATTATTCAGAAAGGAAATAGAAAGCAATGA
- a CDS encoding phage head closure protein, producing the protein MYRVTTQSTEEVMFVINYRTDITTENVILYKGVKYNIVRVDVFEGYKSDLTLYCKWQA; encoded by the coding sequence ATTTACAGAGTGACCACACAGTCCACGGAAGAAGTTATGTTTGTTATCAATTACCGCACGGACATAACGACCGAAAACGTGATACTGTATAAAGGCGTAAAGTATAATATCGTCCGCGTGGACGTTTTCGAGGGCTACAAAAGCGATCTGACCTTATATTGCAAATGGCAGGCTTAA
- a CDS encoding DNA-methyltransferase yields MEKAGRNKTIDISVEEGQQYLERCISVNKKVELSDILDRTILGDCFEVMPYLPTGFVDLLVADPPYNLDKNFNGKKFKKTTDELYIEYTESWVEKIIPLLKPNATIYVCCDWQSSSAVGTVLKRHFNIQNRITWQREKGRGALSNWKNGMEDIWFATNSKSYTFNVEDVKIRRKVIAPYKVDGKPKDWEETAAGNFRNTYPSNFWDDISIPYWSMPENTAHPTQKSEKLLAKLILASSNPGNIVFDPFLGSGSTSVTAKKLNRHFSGIEINEQYCVWAEKRLEMAETDRTIQGYADGVFWERNTAALQKKSNNAQLTLQDWSENV; encoded by the coding sequence ATGGAAAAAGCAGGACGGAATAAAACCATAGATATTTCCGTTGAAGAAGGTCAGCAGTACCTTGAAAGATGCATTTCAGTAAATAAAAAAGTCGAATTATCCGACATTCTTGATAGAACTATTTTAGGCGATTGCTTTGAAGTCATGCCGTATCTTCCTACAGGATTTGTTGACTTGCTGGTTGCAGACCCGCCGTATAATCTTGACAAGAATTTCAACGGCAAGAAGTTCAAGAAAACAACGGATGAATTATACATCGAATATACTGAAAGTTGGGTTGAAAAAATAATACCTCTCCTCAAGCCGAATGCAACAATATATGTGTGCTGTGATTGGCAGTCAAGTTCCGCTGTCGGAACAGTGTTAAAAAGGCATTTCAACATTCAGAACCGCATTACATGGCAAAGGGAAAAAGGACGCGGTGCTTTAAGTAATTGGAAAAACGGAATGGAAGATATATGGTTTGCTACAAACTCAAAATCATATACCTTTAATGTGGAAGATGTGAAGATACGCCGTAAGGTAATAGCTCCGTATAAAGTTGACGGGAAGCCTAAAGACTGGGAAGAAACGGCAGCCGGAAATTTCAGAAATACATACCCGTCAAATTTTTGGGATGACATTTCTATTCCGTATTGGTCAATGCCCGAGAACACTGCACACCCTACGCAAAAATCAGAAAAGTTGCTTGCAAAGCTGATACTTGCAAGTTCTAATCCCGGTAACATAGTGTTTGACCCGTTTTTAGGTTCGGGGTCAACGTCTGTAACTGCAAAGAAATTAAACCGACATTTTTCCGGAATAGAAATAAACGAACAATACTGCGTGTGGGCAGAAAAAAGACTTGAAATGGCAGAAACAGACCGCACAATTCAAGGTTATGCCGATGGGGTCTTTTGGGAACGAAATACCGCCGCATTGCAGAAAAAATCAAACAATGCACAATTGACGTTGCAAGATTGGAGCGAAAATGTATAA
- a CDS encoding S24 family peptidase, translating to MISTMVDEELMAKDQMMKETFELFLVRPGTLAAGTGDYVPEEPPTYTFLRKNDVNKYADGIARVNGHSMEPVYLDGDDVYYKEASAASPGEDVIVDTDDGAVIKRVDDDYTLYSVNPDPRYAYPEKNEHNTLVIRGIVLGTVHSSDRASKEDRGILEDLFVDEIREFNEEHNLDGWE from the coding sequence ATGATCAGCACCATGGTCGATGAAGAGCTGATGGCAAAGGATCAGATGATGAAGGAGACGTTCGAGCTGTTCCTTGTGCGCCCCGGCACCCTGGCTGCTGGCACAGGAGACTACGTCCCGGAAGAGCCTCCGACCTACACGTTTCTTCGGAAGAATGATGTCAACAAGTACGCCGATGGCATTGCGCGGGTCAATGGGCACAGCATGGAGCCGGTTTATCTTGATGGCGATGATGTCTACTACAAAGAAGCCTCCGCCGCTTCACCTGGAGAAGATGTTATCGTGGATACCGATGACGGCGCTGTCATCAAGCGCGTGGACGATGACTATACCCTCTACTCTGTCAATCCCGATCCCCGGTATGCCTATCCTGAGAAGAACGAGCATAATACACTCGTCATTCGTGGCATTGTCCTGGGCACCGTACACTCCTCTGACCGCGCAAGTAAAGAGGATCGCGGCATCCTGGAAGACCTGTTTGTCGATGAGATCCGGGAGTTCAATGAAGAGCACAACCTTGATGGATGGGAATAG
- a CDS encoding DUF4062 domain-containing protein, whose protein sequence is MEKKYQVFISSTFRDLKTARLKVRDAILSIYHFLVGMEMLGAADEDQWQIIKKDIDESDYYVLIIW, encoded by the coding sequence ATGGAGAAGAAGTACCAAGTTTTTATCTCTTCAACATTTAGGGACTTGAAGACGGCTCGTCTTAAAGTGCGCGATGCCATCCTTTCAATTTATCATTTCCTCGTGGGTATGGAAATGCTTGGTGCGGCTGATGAAGATCAATGGCAAATAATCAAAAAGGATATTGATGAATCTGATTACTATGTTCTGATTATTTGGTAA
- a CDS encoding Panacea domain-containing protein produces the protein MSNIRYGDFKPSYNEEKPNITQPELFKRRGDIFDLADAFLSIESMTHKKLQKLCYYAKAWYLALYDENLVNEAFEAWVHGAVQPDLYQKYKPYGFSYIPRVLNTKDIPEEFLDFARQIYSSYGDLDGDDLERLNHTEMPWLKARGNLKPWQNCERVISEDDMKEYYRSLM, from the coding sequence ATGAGTAATATAAGATATGGGGATTTCAAACCCAGTTATAACGAAGAAAAACCAAACATTACTCAGCCAGAGCTTTTTAAACGGAGAGGGGATATCTTTGACCTTGCAGATGCTTTCCTGAGTATAGAGTCCATGACCCATAAAAAGCTACAGAAGCTTTGCTATTATGCTAAAGCATGGTATCTTGCGCTCTATGATGAGAATTTAGTGAATGAAGCATTTGAAGCATGGGTTCACGGCGCAGTCCAACCGGATCTCTATCAAAAATATAAGCCATATGGCTTTAGCTACATTCCCCGTGTGTTGAACACAAAGGATATTCCTGAAGAATTCCTGGACTTTGCAAGGCAGATTTATTCTTCATACGGTGATCTCGACGGGGATGACTTGGAACGCCTTAATCATACCGAAATGCCGTGGCTCAAGGCACGCGGGAACTTGAAGCCTTGGCAAAACTGTGAGCGAGTGATCAGTGAAGATGATATGAAGGAGTACTATCGTTCTTTGATGTAA
- a CDS encoding TIGR04255 family protein: MERTIERKQLKKNFLNEIIMRLDFQGVLQAEMEKVVLEAKPYLKGKLFNRYNENINNQAIIEGTSVKEATSQIEYCFTAETTGYTLKLSNTSIILSVTTAGYSPFEEYSEIFSHIAAIYQEKIDFFTVKRFGLRKINYCFVKRMEDIEEYFDPRYYCCHEPIEGYGTMAINRTSQLTDGKKNLNLKFAVDQGEIEKEAYYRVTLDADIYSLDEETITSIIEDQEQMMATNEVLFKVYCGVIAEPLFNILTSDEDTVPDGLAGIENNE; this comes from the coding sequence ATGGAAAGAACTATAGAGAGAAAACAGTTGAAGAAGAACTTCCTGAATGAGATCATTATGCGCCTTGATTTCCAGGGTGTTCTTCAAGCAGAGATGGAAAAGGTTGTTCTTGAAGCGAAACCTTATTTGAAGGGAAAGTTATTTAATCGCTATAACGAGAATATCAATAATCAGGCAATTATAGAGGGCACATCGGTAAAGGAAGCTACAAGCCAGATAGAGTATTGCTTCACCGCAGAAACAACTGGTTATACGCTGAAGCTTTCTAACACAAGTATCATTTTGAGCGTAACAACAGCAGGATATTCTCCTTTTGAAGAGTACTCGGAAATATTTTCTCATATAGCTGCTATCTACCAAGAGAAGATTGATTTCTTTACAGTAAAACGGTTCGGACTCCGCAAGATTAATTACTGCTTTGTAAAACGGATGGAGGATATCGAAGAGTACTTTGATCCGAGGTATTATTGTTGCCATGAGCCTATTGAGGGATATGGCACCATGGCGATTAATAGAACTTCTCAACTTACAGATGGTAAGAAGAACCTGAACTTAAAGTTCGCAGTTGATCAAGGCGAGATTGAAAAGGAAGCATATTATAGAGTCACTTTGGATGCTGATATTTACTCTTTGGATGAAGAGACCATCACGTCAATTATTGAAGATCAAGAGCAAATGATGGCAACCAACGAAGTACTTTTCAAAGTGTATTGTGGTGTAATCGCTGAACCTCTCTTTAACATTTTGACATCTGATGAAGATACCGTTCCTGATGGATTGGCTGGTATAGAGAACAATGAGTAA
- a CDS encoding helix-turn-helix domain-containing protein, whose product MELKEAAGLSKGTITKMGKNESVTVDVLTRICNALDCDVYDVLEIKKHGEEA is encoded by the coding sequence ATGGAGCTGAAAGAAGCTGCGGGTTTGTCAAAGGGCACAATTACAAAAATGGGCAAAAATGAGTCTGTCACAGTTGATGTGCTGACACGTATCTGTAATGCTTTGGATTGTGATGTATATGATGTCCTGGAAATAAAAAAACACGGGGAGGAGGCGTAA